TTGGGCAGCATTCCCTTGAGCGCCTCCGTCATAACCTTTGAAGGGCTTTTTTCAAGGAGTTTGCCGAGAGTGATTTTTTTCCAATGCCCCGGCCGGGTGGTCGGATGGAAAAAATATTCTTTCTTTTTCGCTTTTCCGCCGCTCATTTTGATCTTGGCGGCGTTGATAACAATAACGCCGCAGTTGCCGAGCTTGTTGGGAAAATAAGGGAGCTCGTCTTTGCCGCGCAGCATTTTAGTTATCTGCACGGCGCATCGCCCCGGCGCTTTTCCCTCGGCATCGTAAACAAACCATTTGATGTTGCTCATAATGACGCATTATATTAGAAGGAAAAATTTCTGTCAATAACCAAATGTCGATATACTCCCAAATGCCGCGCTCACAGGTATTGACATCTGAAAAAGCAATGTTTAGAATATCACATATGAAAAAATGTTTTTTTACCGGCAAACTCAAGCGCCGGTTGATTCTATTTCAGAACGGGGTCTTACGGCGATTAACGCCACGCGCGTTTTTAATTTCGTGCCTGCTATTTTCTTCCGGCATTGTTTCCGCTCAAAACTGGTCTTCAGTTTCCGGCGGCCTTGAACACACAATAGCAGTAAGGGCTGACGGAACATTATGG
This is a stretch of genomic DNA from Candidatus Omnitrophota bacterium. It encodes these proteins:
- the rplM gene encoding 50S ribosomal protein L13 yields the protein MSNIKWFVYDAEGKAPGRCAVQITKMLRGKDELPYFPNKLGNCGVIVINAAKIKMSGGKAKKKEYFFHPTTRPGHWKKITLGKLLEKSPSKVMTEALKGMLPKNRLRSAALRRVRIYPGAEHPHAANIAGGQND